One window from the genome of Acinetobacter lanii encodes:
- the aliA gene encoding cyclohexanecarboxylate-CoA ligase, which produces MEFDAVLIAPRREKMLKDGFWLNKTVIGSLRSAVQHNPDKVGLVSFRTETKTEQSFTYRQIWDTTNKIALGLKQLGVVKNDVVSCQLPNWWEFTLLYLACSRIGAVLNPLMPIFRERELEFMLKHGESKVFVVPEKYRGFDHEQLAHTLKAKLPTLEHVIVINGKADNNFDKVLVNHALEQNSSAIAELDQFEAHPDDITQLIFTSGTTGEPKGVMHTANTLYANIVPYAERLNLNKNDVVLMASPMAHQTGFMYGLIMPIELNAQAILQDVWDVNQAIELIHKYKVSFTMASTPFLNDLSNTVAEQKEQVSSLKTFLCAGAPIPGPLVQKARDALGVKVISAWGMTECGAITTTLISDDDERSFNTDGIGLPGVEIKIVDKAGNIKAHGEAGRLMIRACSSFGGYLKRPHLNDTDAEDWFDTGDIAYQDEQGYIRICGRKKDVIIRGGENIPVAEIESLLYKHPDIAVVALVAYPDERLGERACAIVKLKDSAQTLELSNISDFLKTHNLAMQYIPERLEVWQEIPMTPSGKIQKFKLREILAESLKTAG; this is translated from the coding sequence ATGGAATTTGATGCGGTTCTGATTGCTCCCAGACGGGAGAAGATGCTGAAGGATGGATTCTGGTTAAACAAAACCGTGATTGGATCACTGCGTTCAGCAGTGCAACACAATCCAGATAAAGTCGGCTTGGTCAGTTTTAGAACAGAAACCAAGACAGAGCAAAGTTTCACTTATCGGCAGATCTGGGATACCACCAATAAAATTGCCTTGGGTTTAAAGCAATTGGGTGTGGTCAAAAATGATGTAGTGTCTTGCCAATTGCCCAACTGGTGGGAGTTTACATTGCTTTATTTGGCATGTAGCCGTATTGGTGCAGTGCTGAACCCACTTATGCCGATTTTTCGAGAACGTGAACTAGAATTCATGTTGAAACATGGTGAATCTAAAGTTTTTGTGGTGCCTGAAAAATACCGTGGTTTTGACCATGAACAGTTGGCACATACCCTGAAAGCAAAACTGCCCACTTTAGAACATGTGATTGTGATCAATGGCAAAGCGGATAACAATTTTGACAAAGTCTTGGTCAATCATGCTTTAGAGCAAAATTCATCTGCAATTGCTGAGCTTGATCAATTTGAAGCACATCCGGATGATATTACCCAACTGATTTTTACCTCAGGCACAACCGGTGAACCTAAAGGCGTGATGCATACGGCAAATACACTGTATGCCAATATCGTGCCTTATGCAGAACGTTTGAATTTGAATAAAAATGATGTAGTGCTGATGGCGTCCCCAATGGCACATCAAACCGGCTTTATGTATGGCTTGATTATGCCGATTGAATTGAATGCTCAAGCGATTTTGCAAGATGTTTGGGATGTCAATCAAGCGATTGAATTGATTCATAAATACAAAGTCAGCTTCACCATGGCATCGACACCTTTCTTAAATGATTTATCCAATACAGTGGCCGAACAGAAAGAACAGGTCAGCTCACTGAAAACCTTCCTTTGCGCAGGTGCACCGATTCCCGGACCCTTAGTTCAAAAAGCCCGTGATGCTTTGGGTGTCAAAGTGATTTCAGCTTGGGGCATGACCGAATGTGGTGCTATTACGACCACTTTAATCAGTGATGATGATGAACGTTCATTTAACACTGATGGCATCGGTTTACCCGGGGTTGAAATCAAAATCGTCGATAAAGCAGGTAATATTAAAGCCCATGGTGAAGCAGGTCGTTTAATGATTCGTGCCTGTTCAAGTTTTGGTGGATATTTGAAACGCCCACATCTGAACGACACCGATGCTGAGGATTGGTTTGATACTGGGGACATTGCCTATCAAGATGAGCAAGGTTATATCCGTATTTGCGGGCGTAAAAAAGATGTGATTATTCGGGGCGGGGAGAATATTCCTGTTGCTGAAATTGAATCCTTGCTCTATAAGCATCCCGATATTGCTGTAGTGGCACTAGTGGCATACCCCGATGAGCGCTTAGGTGAACGGGCATGTGCCATTGTGAAACTCAAAGACAGTGCTCAAACACTTGAGTTGAGCAATATTAGCGATTTCCTCAAAACCCATAATTTAGCCATGCAATATATTCCTGAGCGTTTAGAAGTCTGGCAAGAAATTCCGATGACCCCTTCAGGTAAAATTCAGAAATTCAAACTCAGAGAAATCTTGGCGGAGTCATTAAAAACAGCAGGTTAA
- the aliB gene encoding cyclohexanecarboxyl-CoA dehydrogenase: MSKNPYINEDLEFLAETAEKFAQKYVAPGFLARDQSRVFDRDLVKKMGEMGFIAPELPEQYGGQGLGRLAAGVIHEAIAKADLSFSYINLLASLNGQILAEHGQPEVVEPWLKKLTAGEVIFSIALTEPRGGSDAANLRLKIERDGDEYVMNGEKTSISAADQADASVVFGRTGANEDGAHGVTALLVPMNLPGISTTRFDCHGQRAIGRGSIFFDNVRVPVNHRLGDENKGFVQVMQGFDFSRALIGLQVLAVARVSLDEAWAYAAERQAFGQPLTAFQGVSHPLADYETQVEAARLLCLQTLWLKDNHLPHTSEAGMCKWWGPKLAYDVIHQCLLTFGHAGYDRGVMEQRMRDVLGFQIGDGTAQIMKTIIARHKVGRKSVPA, from the coding sequence ATGTCAAAAAATCCTTATATCAATGAAGATTTAGAATTCTTGGCGGAAACTGCAGAAAAATTCGCACAGAAATATGTGGCTCCAGGCTTCTTAGCACGTGATCAAAGTCGTGTCTTTGACCGAGATTTAGTCAAAAAGATGGGCGAAATGGGCTTTATTGCTCCAGAACTGCCTGAGCAATATGGTGGGCAAGGATTAGGACGCTTGGCAGCAGGCGTGATTCATGAAGCGATAGCTAAAGCAGATTTGAGTTTTTCCTATATCAATTTGCTTGCATCTTTAAATGGTCAAATTTTGGCAGAACATGGTCAGCCTGAAGTGGTTGAACCATGGCTAAAAAAACTCACCGCAGGTGAAGTGATTTTCTCCATTGCATTAACAGAACCGCGTGGTGGCTCTGATGCAGCAAACCTGCGTTTAAAAATCGAACGTGATGGTGATGAGTACGTCATGAATGGCGAAAAAACCTCGATTTCTGCCGCAGATCAAGCCGATGCTTCGGTGGTATTTGGACGTACAGGTGCCAATGAAGATGGCGCACATGGCGTGACTGCTTTATTGGTGCCGATGAATTTACCGGGCATTAGCACCACACGTTTTGACTGTCATGGGCAACGTGCCATCGGACGCGGATCGATCTTCTTTGATAATGTGCGTGTGCCAGTTAACCATCGCTTAGGTGATGAAAACAAAGGCTTCGTACAAGTGATGCAAGGTTTTGACTTTTCCCGTGCCTTGATTGGTTTACAAGTCTTGGCAGTTGCACGTGTCAGCTTAGATGAAGCATGGGCGTATGCGGCAGAACGTCAAGCCTTTGGTCAACCGCTCACCGCATTTCAAGGCGTGTCACATCCTTTGGCAGACTATGAAACCCAAGTCGAAGCAGCACGCCTATTGTGCTTACAGACCTTGTGGCTCAAAGACAATCATCTGCCACATACCTCAGAAGCGGGTATGTGTAAATGGTGGGGGCCGAAGCTTGCCTATGACGTGATCCATCAATGCTTATTGACCTTTGGTCATGCAGGATATGACCGTGGAGTGATGGAACAGCGCATGCGTGATGTTTTAGGCTTCCAAATTGGTGATGGTACGGCGCAAATTATGAAAACCATCATTGCACGTCACAAAGTCGGACGTAAGTCTGTTCCGGCTTAA
- the badI gene encoding 2-ketocyclohexanecarboxyl-CoA hydrolase yields MNFEDILYEVKNGVAWITINRPEKMNAFRGTTCDELIKALNKAGYDREVGAIVLAGAGDRAFCTGGDQSAHDGNYDGRGTIGLPMEELHAAIRDVPKPVIARVQGFAIGGGNVLATICDLTICSENAVFGQVGPKMGSVDPGFGTAYLARVVGEKKAREIWYLCRRYKGQEAVDIGLANKCVPADQLDAEVQAWAEEICEKSPTAIAIAKRSFNMDTAHQAGIAGMGMYALKLYYDTEESREGVNALKEKRKPEFRKFFK; encoded by the coding sequence ATGAATTTTGAAGATATTTTATATGAAGTTAAAAATGGCGTGGCATGGATCACGATTAACCGCCCAGAAAAAATGAATGCTTTCCGTGGTACCACCTGTGATGAACTGATCAAAGCCCTAAACAAAGCCGGCTATGACCGTGAAGTCGGTGCAATCGTGCTTGCCGGTGCAGGTGACCGTGCATTCTGTACCGGGGGTGACCAATCTGCACATGATGGTAATTACGATGGTCGTGGCACGATTGGTCTGCCGATGGAAGAACTACATGCTGCCATTCGTGATGTGCCGAAACCGGTGATTGCACGTGTGCAAGGTTTTGCAATTGGTGGCGGTAATGTTTTAGCGACCATCTGCGATCTTACCATCTGTTCTGAAAATGCGGTATTTGGTCAAGTGGGTCCAAAAATGGGTTCAGTCGATCCCGGCTTTGGTACAGCGTATTTAGCACGTGTCGTGGGTGAAAAGAAAGCCCGTGAAATTTGGTATTTATGCCGTCGCTATAAAGGTCAAGAAGCGGTGGATATTGGTTTAGCCAACAAATGTGTGCCCGCAGATCAACTTGATGCTGAAGTACAAGCTTGGGCGGAAGAAATTTGTGAAAAAAGCCCAACCGCGATTGCGATTGCAAAACGTAGTTTCAATATGGACACCGCACACCAAGCTGGTATTGCAGGCATGGGCATGTATGCGTTGAAACTGTATTACGACACGGAAGAATCGCGTGAAGGCGTCAATGCGCTGAAAGAAAAACGTAAACCTGAATTCCGTAAATTCTTTAAATAA
- the badH gene encoding 2-hydroxycyclohexanecarboxyl-CoA dehydrogenase has translation MKGLHNKVVIVTGGAGGIGSATCRRLAAEGAKVAIFDMNLEAANKIADEIKAQNGQAIVIKCDITQHDVVNQAVAQVESELGPIDGLVNNAGFDIFKPFVKSEPQEWEKLIQINLVGMLNMHHAVLKGMVERKAGRIVNIASDAARVGSSGEAVYAACKGGLLSFSKTLAREHSRHNITVNVVCPGPTDTALLAQVTDGAANPEKLREAFVKAIPLGRLGQPDDLASSIAFFLSDDSSFITGQVLSVSGGLTMNG, from the coding sequence ATGAAAGGACTGCACAATAAAGTGGTAATCGTAACCGGTGGCGCAGGTGGTATTGGATCTGCAACCTGTCGTCGTTTGGCAGCAGAAGGTGCCAAAGTGGCGATATTTGATATGAATCTTGAAGCAGCAAATAAGATTGCAGATGAAATCAAAGCCCAAAATGGTCAAGCTATAGTGATCAAATGTGACATTACTCAACACGATGTGGTCAACCAAGCGGTTGCACAAGTGGAATCTGAATTGGGTCCGATCGATGGTTTAGTTAATAACGCGGGTTTTGATATTTTCAAACCTTTTGTGAAATCTGAACCGCAAGAATGGGAAAAACTGATTCAAATCAACTTGGTCGGTATGTTAAATATGCACCATGCAGTTCTTAAAGGCATGGTGGAACGTAAAGCTGGACGCATTGTCAATATTGCCTCCGACGCTGCACGTGTCGGCTCTTCTGGTGAAGCGGTATATGCAGCGTGCAAAGGTGGGTTGCTGTCTTTTTCTAAAACTTTAGCGCGTGAACATTCTCGTCATAACATTACGGTTAATGTGGTTTGCCCAGGTCCTACAGATACTGCACTTTTGGCACAAGTCACAGATGGTGCAGCCAACCCTGAAAAATTACGTGAAGCCTTTGTCAAAGCGATTCCATTGGGTCGTTTAGGTCAGCCTGATGACTTGGCCTCTTCGATTGCTTTTTTCTTAAGTGATGACTCAAGTTTCATCACCGGTCAGGTACTAAGCGTATCTGGCGGTTTAACCATGAATGGTTAA
- a CDS encoding MarR family winged helix-turn-helix transcriptional regulator, whose translation MHKKGSVHDRQALYQVHNRLFFRLFQVSNRLDRQCLNELGLSSIHWAVLGALARSHVENGMVFSDLTEYLQVSRQNLDGVLKRLERDQLVQRRINLDDRRSKIVSLSTQGQQLWQDLQDNISIFYQQALSDLAFDDLISLVHLLNKVHSGLEQISIHSAKVEYPSVLNNCNQ comes from the coding sequence ATGCATAAAAAAGGTTCGGTACATGATCGACAGGCGTTATATCAGGTACACAACCGATTATTTTTTCGTCTTTTTCAAGTCAGTAATCGTCTTGATCGCCAGTGCTTAAATGAGCTTGGGTTATCTTCTATTCATTGGGCGGTACTTGGCGCACTCGCTCGATCACATGTTGAAAACGGTATGGTTTTTTCAGATTTGACTGAATACCTACAAGTCAGTCGTCAAAATTTAGATGGTGTTTTAAAACGACTTGAGCGAGATCAACTGGTGCAAAGGCGAATTAATCTGGATGATCGTCGTTCTAAAATCGTGTCATTGTCTACTCAGGGACAGCAGTTATGGCAAGATTTACAAGACAATATTTCTATTTTTTATCAGCAGGCATTAAGTGATTTAGCTTTTGATGATTTAATCAGCTTGGTGCATCTACTCAATAAAGTCCACTCAGGTCTAGAACAGATTTCAATTCACTCAGCAAAAGTGGAATACCCAAGTGTATTAAATAATTGCAATCAATAG
- a CDS encoding MFS transporter, whose amino-acid sequence MSDTLTAALNKIQPTTKTTQKIAFIFAFIALLVDGADMLLLSFSLNSLKAEFGLSNLQAGALGSFTLAGMAVGGFMGGWACDRLGRVKTVVISILVFSILTAALGFTQNFEQFAVLRFLSAFGIGSLYIAANTLMAEYVPTEYRTTVLGTLQAGWTVGYIVATLLAGWIIPEHGWRMLFFVAIIPSVLALFIQKLVPEPESWQRARLMRLHAPEQFTTTTVEKKSTFKTIFAEPANRRMFMLWILTAGFLQFGYYGVNNWMPAYLESELHMNFKSMAGYMIGTYVAMIFGKVLAGYAADRLGRRFVFAFGAIGTAIFLPIIVLFNSPDNIAYLLIFFGFLYGIPYAINATYMTESFATSIRGTAVGGAYNAGRIGAMFAPAIIGAAASGGSIGLGFLIMGGAYFLCGAVSGLFIKDKQYDPQQA is encoded by the coding sequence ATGTCAGATACATTAACTGCTGCACTCAATAAGATTCAGCCCACCACCAAAACCACACAAAAGATTGCATTTATTTTCGCCTTTATCGCTTTACTGGTCGATGGTGCCGATATGCTGTTGCTCTCATTTAGCTTAAACAGCTTAAAAGCCGAGTTTGGTTTGAGTAATTTACAAGCGGGTGCGCTCGGCAGTTTTACTTTAGCAGGAATGGCTGTGGGTGGTTTTATGGGAGGCTGGGCGTGTGATCGGCTTGGTCGTGTAAAAACCGTCGTTATCTCAATTTTAGTTTTCTCAATACTGACTGCAGCATTGGGCTTTACACAAAATTTTGAACAATTTGCAGTTTTAAGATTCTTATCTGCTTTTGGGATTGGTTCACTTTATATTGCAGCCAATACTTTAATGGCTGAATATGTACCGACTGAATATCGCACCACAGTACTTGGCACACTCCAAGCCGGTTGGACCGTGGGTTACATTGTAGCGACATTGCTTGCAGGGTGGATCATTCCTGAGCATGGTTGGCGTATGCTTTTCTTCGTTGCGATTATTCCTTCGGTATTGGCGCTGTTTATACAAAAATTAGTGCCTGAACCTGAGTCATGGCAACGTGCACGACTCATGCGTCTACATGCACCTGAGCAATTCACGACCACTACGGTTGAAAAGAAAAGCACCTTTAAAACGATTTTTGCTGAACCTGCCAACCGCCGTATGTTTATGTTATGGATTTTAACTGCAGGTTTCCTACAGTTCGGCTATTACGGTGTCAATAACTGGATGCCAGCATACCTAGAGTCAGAACTGCATATGAATTTTAAATCCATGGCAGGCTATATGATCGGGACGTATGTGGCGATGATTTTTGGCAAAGTTCTTGCGGGGTATGCAGCAGATCGTTTAGGACGACGTTTTGTCTTTGCTTTTGGTGCAATCGGAACGGCTATTTTTTTACCGATTATTGTGTTGTTTAACAGCCCAGATAATATTGCTTATTTATTGATTTTCTTTGGCTTCTTGTATGGCATTCCTTATGCCATTAATGCGACCTATATGACTGAAAGCTTTGCGACTTCAATTCGGGGTACAGCTGTGGGTGGTGCATATAATGCAGGACGTATTGGTGCCATGTTTGCACCTGCCATTATTGGGGCAGCAGCAAGTGGAGGATCAATTGGTTTAGGTTTCCTAATTATGGGGGGTGCTTACTTCTTATGTGGTGCTGTTTCAGGTTTATTTATTAAAGATAAACAATACGACCCACAACAAGCTTAA
- a CDS encoding CaiB/BaiF CoA transferase family protein, whose product MGALTGYRVLDLSRILAGPWCSQILADLGAEVIKIEKPQHGDDTRKWGPPWLKDNAGNDTRESAYYLSANRGKHSVAVDLSTPEGQALIQKMVIESDVLIENYKAGSLKKYGLDYESLSQLNPKLVYCSITGFGQHGPRAAEPGYDFIIQGMGGMMSVTGERDDLPGGGPQKAGLAFADLTTGLYAAIAIQAALLSREKTGEGQHVDMALLDTQVASLSVLAMNYLTSDNIPGRFGNAHANIVPYQVFKAKTGEFIIACGNDQQFKALCRSIERADLAEDSRFETNAGRVIHREIITDLLQQHFYTQAAEFWVDRIHAVNVPVGMINNLKQTLEEPQVIVRDMVIDMPHTLRKDYRSIGSPIKLSKTPVQYQKAPPCLGEDTDQILRKFLSTEELAQLKSKGIIQQS is encoded by the coding sequence ATGGGTGCATTAACAGGTTATCGGGTATTGGATTTAAGTCGTATTTTGGCAGGGCCTTGGTGTAGTCAAATTTTGGCGGACTTGGGTGCTGAAGTAATTAAAATTGAAAAGCCGCAACATGGAGATGACACGCGTAAATGGGGCCCCCCATGGCTCAAAGATAATGCAGGCAATGATACACGTGAATCTGCTTATTATTTGTCTGCGAATCGTGGCAAACATTCCGTTGCTGTCGATTTGTCCACCCCAGAGGGTCAAGCCCTGATTCAAAAAATGGTCATTGAAAGTGATGTATTAATCGAAAACTATAAGGCAGGTTCACTTAAAAAATATGGTTTGGATTATGAAAGCTTGAGTCAACTTAATCCCAAACTGGTTTATTGTTCGATTACAGGTTTTGGCCAACACGGTCCGAGAGCGGCGGAACCGGGTTATGACTTTATCATTCAAGGCATGGGTGGCATGATGAGTGTGACCGGTGAACGAGATGATTTACCTGGCGGTGGACCACAAAAAGCGGGACTCGCCTTTGCAGATTTAACCACAGGTCTATATGCAGCAATTGCGATTCAAGCCGCACTGCTCTCCCGTGAAAAAACTGGAGAAGGTCAACACGTCGATATGGCGCTATTGGATACGCAAGTCGCCTCATTATCTGTATTGGCTATGAATTATCTTACATCTGATAACATTCCAGGTAGATTTGGTAATGCTCATGCCAATATTGTGCCTTATCAAGTCTTTAAAGCTAAAACTGGGGAATTTATTATTGCCTGTGGCAATGATCAACAATTTAAAGCTCTATGTCGCAGCATTGAACGAGCTGATCTTGCAGAGGATTCACGTTTTGAAACCAATGCCGGTCGTGTGATTCATCGTGAAATTATCACAGATCTTTTACAACAGCATTTTTATACCCAAGCTGCAGAATTTTGGGTCGATCGAATCCATGCAGTTAATGTCCCTGTCGGTATGATTAATAACTTAAAGCAAACGCTTGAAGAACCTCAAGTCATTGTCCGTGACATGGTCATTGATATGCCCCACACTTTGCGTAAAGACTACCGTTCGATTGGCTCTCCCATCAAACTCTCTAAAACCCCAGTGCAATATCAAAAAGCGCCGCCTTGCTTAGGCGAAGATACCGATCAAATCCTGAGAAAATTTCTTTCAACTGAAGAGTTAGCACAGTTAAAGTCCAAAGGAATTATTCAACAAAGTTAA
- a CDS encoding MFS transporter, whose protein sequence is MQTSTTFSRSFILIMAITCGVCAGSNYYNQPLVYEIAKTLQVPVEKAAFTIVISQFAYALGLILLIPLGDKFSKRKLVLCLMSISGIAQILIGYSQQLWSLYLLTFLATTFSIGSQVLIPFISSLGDSEKMSQIIGTLMSGLFLGILLARAYAGAISTFADWHTVYISSGILMLILTLVMYLKLPVPKPVTQQIKLFSIYHSMLHIAWRSPQLIRRGCVGAMAFASMILALSTMAFVLANPPYSMSEFYIGMFGLVGAAGVYATKWAGRHIDAFREKKVAIMGCTLLILQWVMLFFAKQSLVIYIIGLLSGYFAISVLHVLNQSLILRQADDTRSRQHSIYMFLYFMGAALGSTVGVYAWSHWGWMGCCLFGLGFSLLTVVFDVLDRYKMNRVRSIHICD, encoded by the coding sequence ATGCAAACATCCACCACATTTAGCCGTAGTTTTATTTTAATTATGGCGATTACCTGTGGTGTCTGTGCAGGCTCCAATTACTATAATCAGCCTTTGGTGTATGAAATCGCCAAGACGCTGCAGGTGCCTGTCGAAAAAGCAGCATTTACCATCGTGATCAGTCAGTTTGCCTACGCGTTGGGTTTAATTTTACTGATTCCTTTGGGAGATAAATTCTCTAAACGTAAACTGGTACTTTGCCTGATGAGCATCAGTGGTATCGCTCAAATTCTAATTGGCTACTCGCAGCAGCTATGGAGTTTGTATTTACTTACTTTTTTGGCGACGACATTTTCAATTGGTTCTCAAGTGCTGATTCCCTTCATTTCGAGCTTAGGCGACTCAGAAAAAATGTCGCAGATCATTGGCACATTAATGAGTGGTTTATTCTTGGGAATCTTGTTGGCACGAGCCTATGCAGGTGCAATCAGTACTTTTGCTGACTGGCATACTGTTTATATAAGCAGTGGCATTTTAATGCTGATCTTGACCTTAGTGATGTATCTTAAGTTACCGGTGCCTAAACCTGTCACTCAGCAGATCAAACTGTTTTCGATTTATCATTCCATGTTGCATATTGCTTGGCGTTCACCTCAACTGATACGACGCGGTTGCGTCGGTGCAATGGCTTTTGCCTCTATGATCTTGGCTTTAAGTACCATGGCATTTGTATTGGCCAATCCACCATATTCGATGTCTGAATTCTATATTGGGATGTTTGGTTTGGTCGGTGCGGCGGGTGTTTATGCAACCAAATGGGCAGGGCGACATATCGATGCCTTTAGAGAAAAGAAAGTGGCGATCATGGGATGTACTTTATTGATTTTGCAATGGGTGATGTTATTTTTTGCCAAACAATCTTTAGTCATTTATATCATTGGATTATTGAGTGGCTATTTTGCAATCTCAGTCTTACACGTACTTAATCAAAGTTTAATTTTACGACAAGCGGACGACACCCGGTCACGCCAACATTCAATTTATATGTTTCTGTACTTTATGGGGGCGGCATTAGGTTCTACGGTTGGTGTATATGCTTGGTCGCATTGGGGGTGGATGGGATGTTGTCTATTTGGTTTGGGCTTTAGTTTGTTGACTGTGGTATTTGACGTTTTGGATCGCTATAAGATGAATCGAGTTCGTTCAATCCACATCTGTGATTGA
- a CDS encoding 3-oxoacid CoA-transferase subunit B, with amino-acid sequence MSFQKRTRDQIVERVAQDIPYGAYVNLGIGLPTKVAGYLKPEQDITLHSENGVLGFTALSDAEQADDDLINAGKELISMLPGGAFMHSADSFDIMRGGHLDCCIMGAFQVAVNGDLANWHTGSTKTVPAVGGAMDLAVGAKCVYVCMEHVTKNGEARIVEQLTYPLTGKTCVDRIYTDLCIIELKDEKAYVLEIVDGLSFEALQQMTGCALIDARTALSNPKQSA; translated from the coding sequence CGTGACCAAATTGTAGAACGTGTTGCTCAAGATATTCCGTATGGCGCGTATGTGAATTTAGGTATTGGCTTGCCTACAAAAGTGGCAGGCTACTTAAAGCCAGAACAGGATATTACGCTTCATTCAGAAAATGGCGTCTTAGGATTTACAGCGTTATCTGATGCTGAGCAAGCGGATGATGATTTGATTAATGCGGGTAAAGAACTGATTTCTATGTTGCCGGGTGGTGCATTTATGCATTCTGCGGACTCTTTTGACATTATGCGCGGTGGGCACTTAGATTGCTGCATTATGGGGGCTTTCCAAGTTGCAGTAAATGGGGATCTTGCCAACTGGCATACAGGATCGACCAAAACGGTACCTGCTGTTGGCGGAGCAATGGATTTGGCTGTCGGTGCGAAATGTGTCTACGTGTGTATGGAGCATGTCACTAAAAATGGTGAAGCGCGTATTGTTGAGCAGTTAACCTATCCTTTAACCGGCAAAACCTGTGTTGACCGTATTTATACGGATCTATGCATTATTGAATTAAAAGATGAAAAAGCATACGTCCTTGAAATTGTGGACGGTTTAAGTTTTGAGGCATTACAACAAATGACAGGATGTGCATTGATTGATGCCCGTACGGCTTTATCAAACCCAAAACAATCTGCTTAA